A section of the Tenrec ecaudatus isolate mTenEca1 chromosome 15, mTenEca1.hap1, whole genome shotgun sequence genome encodes:
- the LOC142427503 gene encoding LOW QUALITY PROTEIN: lysine-specific demethylase 4D-like (The sequence of the model RefSeq protein was modified relative to this genomic sequence to represent the inferred CDS: inserted 1 base in 1 codon): MKSQGYRSQNSSLKIMTFRPTMEEFKDFNKYIAYMESQGAHRAGLAKIIPPKQWTARENYDDVDDILIASPVQQVTTGQTGVFLQYHKKKKSMTVEEYRHLASTDRYRTPTHRDVDDLERTYWKSRLYNSPIYGAGVCGSLFGENTEHWNLRHLGTIQDLLEQESGVVIKGVNTPYLYFGLWQTTXTWHTEDMDLYSINYLHFGEPKTWYAVPPEHGARLERLARELFPGSSSGCANFLRHKVALISPRVLRENGIPVGRITQGAGEFMVTFPYGYHAGFNHGFNCAESINFATLRWVNYGKAASQCSCGEARVTFPMDAFVRILQPERYELWKQGRDRTSVDHVEPTALTSPEWMAWKEARTRVMVKGRLRSFKPRRARRRSLTLAADSGLGGCALVCPSPTTHSWADSSTVQPEAPNFMGSSPTGSSVSLLPTSVPSAQYLQASPKGTHTRRPQDSDAHQQSVKSRAKKHTASTFVHLPTQALHENQQSTDDSGPRSFEILHAVKASGCCCDPDLQPLGPPLNPDSLMHPGP, translated from the exons ATGAAGTCCCAGGGCTATCGAAGCCAGAACTCTAGCCTTAAAATCATGACTTTCCGGCCTACCATGGAAGAATTTAAGGATTTCAACAAATACATTGCTTACATGGAATCCCAAGGTGCCCACCGTGCAGGCCTGGCTAAGATAATCCCACCCAAACAGTGGACAGCCAGAGAGAACTATGACGATGTGGATGACATCCTCATAGCCAGTCCTGTGCAGCAGGTAACTACTGGGCagacaggtgtctttttgcaataccataaaaagaagaaatccatGACCGTGGAGGAGTATCGCCACTTGGCCAGCACCGACAGATACCGCACTCCCACACACCGGGATGTTGACGATTTGGAGCGGACCTATTGGAAGAGCCGCCTGTACAattctcccatttatggggcTGGAGTATGTGGCTCCTTATTTGGTGAAAACACTGAGCATTGGAACCTCAGACACCTGGGGACGATCCAGGATCTGCTGGAGCAGGAGAGTGGAGTTGTCATCAAAGGCGTCAACACCCCCTACCTGTACTTTGGCCTGTGGCAGACCA TTACTTGGCACACGGAGGACATGGACCTGTACAGCATCAACTACCTGCACTTCGGGGAGCCCAAAACGTGGTATGCGGTGCCCCCTGAGCACGGAGCCCGCCTGGAGAGACTGGCCAGGGAGCTTTTCCCTGGCAGTTCCAGTGGCTGCGCGAACTTCCTGCGgcacaaggtggccctcatcTCACCCAGAGTCCTCAGGGAGAACGGCATTCCTGTTGGTCGGATCACCCAGGGAGCAGGCGAGTTCATGGTCACATTCCCCTACGGATACCACGCTGGCTTCAATCACGGTTTCAACTGTGCGGAATCCATCAACTTTGCCACCCTTCGCTGGGTTAATTACGGTAAAGCTGCTTCTCAGTGCAGCTGTGGGGAAGCCAGGGTCACATTTCCCATGGACGCCTTCGTGCGCATTCTGCAACCCGAGCGCTATGAGCtgtggaaacagggcagggaCCGCACCTCCGTGGATCACGTGGAGCCCACAGCACTGACCAGCCCGGAGTGGATGGCCTGGAAGGAAGCCCGGACTCGTGTGATGGTAAAGGGGCGTCTGCGGTCCTTTAAGCCACGCAGGGCCAGGCGTCGCTCTCTGACTCTGGCTGCagacagtgggcttgggggctgtgcaCTGGTGTGTCCTAGTCCCACAACCCACTCCTGGGCAGACAGCTCCACTGTGCAGCCTGAGGCCCCTAACTTCATGGGCAGCAGTCCTACGGGATCCAGTGTCTCCCTACTTCCCACCTCAGTTCCATCTGCCCAGTATCTCCAGGCTTCACCAAAGGGGACTCACACTAGGCGTCCTCAGGACTCCGATGCCCACCAGCAGTCTGTGAAGTCCAGGGCCAAGAAGCAcacagcaagcacatttgtacacctgcCAACTCAGGCATTGCATGAGAATCAACAATCAACAGATGACTCTGGCCCTCGGAGTTTTGAGATCCTGCATGCTGTTAAAGCTTCTGGGTGCTGCTGTGACCCCGATCTTCAGCCCTTGGGACCCCCACTGAATCCTGATTCTCTGATGCACCCTGGCCCCTGA